The Rhinolophus sinicus isolate RSC01 linkage group LG13, ASM3656204v1, whole genome shotgun sequence sequence CTCTGCCCTCCACAGAAGCCCCACAGCTCCACACAGGGCACGTTCCCTACCTTTGGATGCCTCGGTTTCTGCTTTGTCGTAATCTTCCTGTAAGAGGTAAAACAAGAGCCTAAGAGACTGCTCATCTCCTTTTCTGGGCGGTAACAGGGCAGCAGGTTGTTCTCCAGTCACCCGGTCCCCCACTACCTGAAGGCCCAAAAGAAATCCAAGAGGTGTGGGTGGCCTAGGAAGGTGAATGTCCGGCCAAGGCCCATATAGCAGCAAGATGGGCAAACCCGGACCTGCAAAGGCCTGGGGAAGAGCTGCCGGCCCCCTTACCAGCTTGAGGTGGCAGGCGGCCCGGTTCCGGTGCAGAATGGCCTGGTCCTGAGGCGTCGCGCCCAGACCAAGGGCCTGCGTGTAGGCCGTCAGGGCGCCCTCGTAGTCCCCACATTTGAAAAGCTCGTTGCCATCCTTCCGCAGCTGCTCCACTGAGCTGGCCTGTGGAGGGACGGGGTGGAGACGTCTGAGGTGGGCTCAGGGCAGAGCCCGGGAACTggggagaggaggctggaggtCGGGGACGAGCCCCATAGAGGGCTAAGACTCGGGGAGGAGGCGGCCAGGGAATGCTCAGAGCAGGTGCGAAGTGGTGATGGCGTGGGGGGATAGCGGGCTGGGGTTCGGGGGTCCCTGGATCACTCACTGTCATCGCGGAGGACGACCTAGGCCAGCACAGGCGCAGTCTCTGGGGCCGGGCGCGTCCAGGCTTCGGAATCCGCCGTCTGCTGCCCCGCCCCAGTCCTGCGTCAGGGTCAAGGCGTGCGCGCGCCTACAAGGGGCGGGGCGCCGGCAGGGGGCGGGGCGCCGGCAAGGGGCGGGGCGCCGGCAAGGGGCGGGGCGCCGGCCGGCTCCGCAGGCGCAGAGAAGGAACGGGAGCACTTCGTGTTTGCGCTGAGACCTGCTGGGGGCGCGCGGCGGAGGCCCACGGcgcccgtcccccccccccccccccccaggccccgACCGCGGCAGAAGTGCACGACGTCTACAGTTACCAGGGCCGCGAGCAGCAGGCTGTATAGGCCCAGCGCTAGGAGCAGGCCCGGGCCCCTATGGGAAAGGGCGCCGTATCAGGATGCTGGCTCTCTCTAACCCAGAGGTGTAGCCTCTGGGTTACAGGGCCCCTCCGCAGATAAATGCATAATTGGTAAACACAAATTCAGGGGGCTCACAGGCACCCTGAAGCCATCCATGCACAGATTCAGGATTGGAAACCCTGACTATAATGTGTGTAATCCACGAACTACAAGATCCTCTCAGTCTTGACCCCTGCCCACAACACACGCATGGCTCCGCTTTCACAGCCTCCTTCTTCACAGAATTGTTTCTAATCTTGTGTTGAACTGATTTTATTTGAGGTCTGTCTCCCCACTAGTCTGTAAGCTACAAACCTTCCAACCCGGAATTTAGGAACAGCCCCAAATCCTGGAACTCCAGGGAAGTGCTCCCGTAGCTCTGGGGTTGGAGTTCTCACCTGAGGACCGGCGAGACGGAAGCTTGGATAGGTTGACCTGGTGCAGAGTCTCAAATTCAGCCCGAGTGCAGCAGGAGCCCCTTGCCACCGACCAGCCAAAGCACAAAAGCTACCTGTGTGATTGGCGTTTACTTACCAATTTGTCGACCCCATGTCACAGAAAAAACTCTTCTAGGATCTCCAGGTCCTCTTACCCCTCATACTTCATAGCTGCCATCCCCTGAGACAAGGAATTTCTCCAGCAGGCCAGCAGCAGTGTTAAGCGTTGTTCCAGTGCCTTAGCTGAGGCCTGACAACTTTATGCTCCCAGAACAGCAGTGGTGACACACATCACCCCAGGGCCCACAGCAGGTGCCTAAGCTTTGAAGCAGGAACACTATggcacaaaaaagaaatgcaaattttgtcCCAGCACCTGAGAGCAAAGAAGACAGTTCCTGCCCCTGTGCCTTGCTGCCGGACTCAGCACACTGTGAGGCCAATGTCTTACctcttctctgtcctcctccttccctcagaCTGTAGGCTCTCAGAGAGCCAGGTCATGTTCTTCTTGCGCCCCCAGCAGAGTGCACTGAACCAGGGGCCGCGCTGCTGAGGGTAGCCCCACACACAGTTGCTCTCTCTCACCAGGATGGCATCCCCAAGCACCTATCGGTGCGAGACGCCACAATCTCCGGGCCTCCGCGGCGCCAGGGGGCGCTGTGGACGCTCCAGCTGGGCTTCTGGGGGCTCTCCGGACTCTCAGGACAGCAGACGCCCGCCCCACCTGCGCGATGGGCTCTGAGGCGGCGCAACTGCTAGAAGCTGCCGACTTCGCGGCTCGCAAGCACCGACGGCAGCGGCGGATGGACCCCGAAGGGACCCCGTACATCAACCACCCCATCGGTGGGTGCACCGCCCGAGAAGCAACCGCAGCGGCGTCTAGGGGGTGGGGACCGGGAAGGGAGGGCGGAGGGCGTGCacttcattgagcacctactctgtgccaagcttTGCGCCAGGTGCTGTTGGTGTTTAAACCTCAAACGACCCGGAGCTGTGGGCATGACTGTTCCCTGTGTATGGTTGACACCCAAAGAGAGtaaaggacttgcccaaggtcaccagctaCAAAATCTACAACATGCTGCCCTGGGACCCCCTCCGGTCTGACTTCCTCCTTTGCCCCGTCAGGTGTTGCTCGGATCCTGACCCACGAGGCGGGAATCACTGACGTCGTGGTGTTACAGGTaactttcctcctcctctgccaggaggctggggaagggggatCCTGGGCCCCATCCAGCTCTGGGCACCCTTCGGCTGGCGTCACAGGGCTGAGTGGAAGCCTGTTTCTAGGCAGCCCTGCTCCATGACACAGTGGAGGACACAGACACCACCCTTGACGAGGTGGAGCAGTACTTTGGGGCCCAAGTCCGGCGTCTGGTGGAGGAAGTAACAGATGATAAGACTCTGCCCAAGATGGAGAGAAAGCGGCTGCAGGTGGAGCAGGCacctcacagcagcccaggggCCAAGCTGGTGAAGCTCGCAGACAAGCTGTACAATCTGAGGGACCTGAATCGCTGCACCCCAGAGGGTAGGCTCCTCCACCTGCTCTGagggaaaggggggggggggttctgcTTATGGAGGCACAGGTTGGTCAGTTCCCCTGAAAGAAACCTGGGTGTTCTTGTTAAAGCCTCCAAACTAATCCTAGTAGATCACTCTGATCTATAACTGGGTCAAAGGGAAGTTTTTGTGACAAATCATACCATCAAGAAGTCGTCTCATGGCCCTGCACCAAGCCCTCCAGGAAGCTGGCAAAATCCTGAGCTGTCCTAGACGTCCCGTGAGCAGTTCTCTGTCCATTCAAATGCAGGATGGTCCGAACACCGAGTCCAGGAATACTTCGAGTGGGCGGCGCAGGTGGTGAAGGGGCTTCAGGGAACAAaccagcagctggaagaggcTCTAAAGCAGCTGTTTAAGGAGCGGGGGCTGACACTCTGAGCAGTGCTTGGAGCCATCAAGTGGCAGACTCCAGCCTTGCCCAGGCCAGAGGAGTCCTGCTCCAGCCTTTCACTGCCTCCCAAGCTCGTCTCTGGTTCGCTCAGCCTAGTAGTCAAAAATACTTGTCTTTTCTCACTCTGAAGGTCTCCTGCCAACTAAGCTGAGCTCTGGATTGTGGGAGACAGATGCACCCCATCCACTTCTAATGCATTCACTGCCCATCAAGGCCTCCAGTCAGTTTGCCATTTTGCATAGTGGAATCTCTGGCTTCTCAGCGACATGAGCTTATATAACCACTGGTTTATAGTCGCTATGGAAAATAAAGCATGTTGGGTAAAGGTTTAAGTTGCTGCTTCTCCTCCAGCGTCTGGAGTGGGGAACCGGTAGGTGGGATACCTGCCCTGCCCCCTGAAACAGGTCCCTCAGGTTAAGGACCTCAACCCCTCTGAGCCTGGCTTCCTTATCACCGAGAAAGGTTGTGTAATTCTCACGGTTAGATTACTTGACGTGCCTGATGGAGCCTGACACATAGGTGCTCAAAACGTGGTAGTCTTGTTAAGAACTTGGACCGGGTTACAGATGTATTGGAAAGCAGTGCCACCGCCTTACTGGCAGCTCCAGCTGAGCATGGGAGAGACCCCAGCAGCACCATGCTATGGCCGGTGGGGGACTGCTAGTCCCTTACAGTGCAGGTCGCACCCCACTAAGGATCTCAGTCCTATCATCTTGTGGGTTCCTTTGGTTGCTAAGCGACAGGAACTTCCGGGAGCCTCCGGAAGTGGCCCTGGGCCCCGCCCACGGAGCCGAGTAGGGGGCGGGGTGTGGGAGAGGCGACGCTGCTTTGCCAGGCATCTGCGTGGAGGGTCACCAGCTGATGGGTGTTTTGGTCGCTGGTGAGCCAGAAAGGCTTATTAGCCCTTTGAACAGAGTACGTCTGGGGGACAGGGAAATTGCTAGTTCAAAGCCGCTTCGTTCTGTACCACGATGGTTATTCACCCAAAGGCCCTAAGTGCAATTTCTGCAGGAAGAGGCGAAAGGCACCAAAAAGATGACTCCAAGAAAACGCGTTTCAGGACAGTCCCGTATATACGGATAAACAAACTTCAGAGTAATCCTCTAAAGGCAGACCAGGGTGTATGGTACATTTTTGAGAATTTtggtttctggttttttttttaattagtttttcaGGGGGTGGGGTTACAGGATTTCAAAAaaactttcttcttaaaatatttaccaaagtTTTGAAATCTGTCTGAAGTTAAGtggtttaaaatttaagtttcaagacatttaacaaacattaaccCCTTCCGTACCTTTGGGATGAATAAGGATTGTCACAAGGTGCTTGATGTTTTACAAACCTCATCTGTTCTTTGTAATAACCAGATGAGATGGGCAAGGTAGGGATTATTTTCATTCTACAGAGTAGAAAGCAGCAGCTGGGAGAGGTGGGAAGACTTGTTAATGATCAAATAGATGGAATAGTGACAGAATCAGGACGAGGATCCCTCTTTGCCATGCTGCTGGGCCTTTTAACCAGGGAAGAGTGAGCACAATTGAGGTCACTAACCACACAGGACATAGTAAAGACCACGTCTGAAGGGGCCAGTGGATTTGGATTATTAGTCTGAGGCCTCCTTAGATAACCTGTTTGAGCCAATAcagaaagtatgttttttaaaattcacaattttttttaaacaatcagaaacttacagaaaagttgaaagtacAGGATGTTACTTTTTTTCCTGAACCACTTGAGATTAACTTACTGACCTGATGCCCTCACCCCTAActaaatacttcagtattttaacaaagaaattcTGTATAACTGTACTTCAACCATCCACATCAAGAAATTAACATTAAGACATCATTACTACCTTAAGTCTGTGATAATAGGGTACCTCCCGGTTTACATGTATGCTCACTTTGGCTTTTGCTGGGCCGGCAATCAAAAATTTTGCTTCTGGCCTAGAATTAgaatgcttttacattttaaatatttcacttagcattctTAGGCAGTAGGAGTTGAGGCGGCAGCAGTGGAGCTGTGCTTACTCCTTTAGTTGCTCTAGGCAGACAGGGAAACCCCCATCTTTCTAGCTTCTCACAGCTTCCACACCCAATGCTGTCTTAAATCTTCAACCCTGTTGTATCCCACATTCTGAGAcgtcctcatccccacccccacgtAGCCTTCCTGTGCCTGGACTACCTAATTAGGTAGAGTTCACTTCCAGTTCAGGTTTAGTCTCAATCAGGGAGATCCAAAGTCAGGAGCAAAAATGGATAGGGGCTCTTTGCAGACCCACTTGGTGCTGGCAACTGAATTGATTTCTCACTGACTCTTTAAGTAAAATTGAGGTTTGTTATTAAGAATCTGGTCTCTCCTAAGAGAATTAAGACAAATCCAACTATGTGAATTGCCCCTTGAAGAGTgttttttgtacatatttttgttagGGGAAAACAAAGATGTTTGGAGATCTCATTTTGGTGCTAAGCCTCCTACCCAGACTGTGATTCCCCCTCTCTGAGGGCCTGAGTGTCATCATCTAAACACAGTGACAGAGTATGGTGAGCAGGTCAATTTCAAGTTAAAGATGTCACTCTCTACAAGGGTGTTAAAGGTTATACTCACCCACCACGCAAGCCAAATCTGGGCCTGGCTCACCCTGCATGGGAGGACAGTTTGAATCTGCCTTCCTCTTCGTGGTTCCAATGGCCATAGAGCCCTCCCTTCTTCATGGAAACAGATGGCTCCAGGTGGAAGGAGAGATGCAGGGAGGAAAAGAATTCCATCCATTTCCAGTGGTTGAAGTCGCTTATGTTGGGTCCTGGTTCCAGTTTTGATTGGAACTCTCAGAACTTTGAGGCCTCAGTGCCAGAGCTCCATGGTCAAGGGTTGCTGCTTGCCTTAAAATTGTAGGCCCATTTCAAAATTACATGTGCaaaagaatcacctgggagctcgtTAGAATGTGATTCTTTGGCCCCTACTCCCAGAGACTGGTTCAATAGGCTGTGCCCAGGAACTTCCATGTACTACAGGAAGCTGTCTTTCTTGCTCTTGTCACATCAGTCTCAGGGGGCTGTGGCTGTGCTCCCTAGACCCTCATTCCAGCCCCTGACTGAACTAGCAGCCCCAGGCAGGACAGGCCAGAAAGCTGGACTCTTGCGGATCCTGGAGCACTCCTTGAGCAATGCTGTGTTACCTAAGTTCTAAAAGACCAGTGTGTAGGATTAAACCTGTCATTCCTGGCAGATGAATAATTTCATTGTACATCTAAGACCTCCAAAGGTAATTGACTTTATTCTGCTAATTCCCTAGGGGGTTCACAGATTATCCCTTAGCATTTGCTTACAAATTATACTAGCAAACAGCAGCTGCTACAATGTAATTGTTCAGCATCCTTTATGAATACGATCACAGCTCGTATTTACTGAGCTCTTTGTATAGGCTCTATGCTAAGCACTTCACACAGATCCTCCTATTTCTTCCACGATGATACAGAAGGACTCTCTCTGAGGCTGGCAGCGCCAAGCCTGCATGGTCTGGAAGAACTCTCTTGTGTCACTCCTAAACCTTTAGGGAGCTGTTTAGCAAGCCCGGTGACTTTCTCTAAGGATCCCAAAGCAAGCTTTTCTCCTAAAGTAATCATACTCACCAGTTTTTTAAGtgctgcaaatgttttctcccaaatctgtcatttgttttaatttcagtgtTTTCTATCACATATAGACTTTCAACACTTTCTTGTGGTAAATTCTCTATCTTTTCCCTCATTATATCCTTTAAGTTTCGTGCTAGTTTGGAATAGACCTTCCTACACCAGAGGCATAAAAATATCCTGTATTTTCTTCAGtaattttgtagtttaatttttttttgccctcCTCTGGAACTGATTTTGTAAACTGTGAGGTAGAGATGTAGCTCTTACTTTAATAGACAGCCAGTTGTCTTAAAGTACTGTTTATTAAATTATCCATCTTTTCCCCACTTAAAATACTCCTGTTATCTTGTAGTACATTTCCGTATAGCTGGGTCTGTGTCTGGACAACTCCCATCTGTTCCGTTAGTCCCTTTGCTCACACTCCATGTCACACTGACCATCATGGTCACTTGGTAGTCCTTTGGGAAATCCCGTAGGACAAGTGCCGGGCACCCACCTAACACCGCCACCCCCGACTCCTCATTACTCAGGATTCTCTGAGTATTCTCACACATTTACTCTTCCAAATGAACATTAGAACCTGCCAAATTCCAGAGTATCCAATCCCACTGGGATACATGGAACCTAGGGGCTGCCTTGGTACAGGACCATGTATCACCTGGGTCACCTTACAGACTGCGCTTAACAGGTCTGCAGTTGACTGGCTTGAGATTGTACAGGTCGGCTGTCCTGTCGTCTACAAAGTCAATTGTGACTTTTTTGTCTCCCTCATCTGCCAGACTGCAGGGGTGAGTAGTGCCGGGACTTCCCCAAAGAATAGGAGGTCCTTGGCTAGTTTTTCACAGAATGGGAGTGCTGCGGTGTCTGACCCTTTAGAATGCCATTAACTGTTGGTTTCCGATTGAGACCTTTATCTCGATTAGGATGTTTCTTGCTAAGCTTAACTTCCTAAGAGTTTTAATAAGGGATAGATTGTACATTTTGCTGAATATCGTTTCAGCATCTATAGGGACTATCATAAATGTTTCTCTATTAATCAAAGCTGAAATGAAGGCTGATGAACAGCCAGTGCCCGCTGCTTTACTCACAATCCCTGGTCCCTGTCCAGGAACCGACTTCTGTAGACGGATGTGTGGACCATAAGCTTCGTGGCCTGACTGGAGGGATGGTGCGGAAAGCCTTCTCCGGCTGCCCACACACATGGGGTCTTGGAGGCTTCACTTTCTTTCCAGGGAAAAGCTCAAATACCCCCATGATCAGAAGCAGCTCTCGGGGACAGTGGTGTACAGAGTACAGGAACAAAAGAGGAGTCAGGTAGGTGGAGGACCCCCCACGCCCTTGCCACCATCCCACAAAACAACACACAGACCACGTGCCCAGTTTGAGATGGGGGGTTTGTACCTGAAGTGTCCTATGACCTCTAGCCATGACAGTCTCTAGTGAGTCCTTCCACCACGCTGCAGCCCCCGGCCAGGGCGTGCAGGCCAGGGAGCACTCAGAGTGGAGCCATCACAGAAAGCGGTGATTCCTTGTACGCCTCCACCCCACTGCTAACTCTGGGCCCTCCTCTCAGCGTCCCTCGGCTCCTGCTCGTCACGCCAGGATAGACAGTCCCTACATAACCACAGGATTCCCCTAGAGCCAGCTCTCACCTATAGTGACCCGGACGCTGAGCTGTTACCCACTCAGACTCCACTACCTCTCCTGCTTCTTCTCCATCCTGTTTTGGGAAAAGGATGGATGCTTGAGCCTGTGCCCAAGTGGGCAGCCACGCACCCCAAAGCAGAGGTTGGCCCTGCCCATTCTGACCAAGGGCCTTGTCTTCTTGATCTCACTAGCATCTGCCCTAGCTACCCAACACTGGGCTGTGGGTTGCCCCCGAACGCAGAAGCAACAATAAACAGGAAATGAGGGCAGAGCCCAGTCTGTCACAGTTCTGAGAGGTAGATCGGGACAGGATAGCCAGTGCGGCTTGTCCAACCCGACCTTGTGTTAGAGGCAGTCTCTGTAGACGAACTTTCTCTTCAGGCCACAGGGAGCCTTAACCCAGGCGGAGGCGAAAGGTGGCAACCTCCATGGGTTCCAAGTAGATGTCAGTGCTGTTGGAGGGCGAGGCCAGAGGGTACAGCAGAGTCAGGGAGGTCGGCTGCAGGAAGCCCACATCCAGGCCCTGGAAGAGGCTCCCCAGGGCCACCTGTGCAGAGGAGAGAACGTGCAgggctgtgctgggtgctgaCACGCCACATGAGGCAGCTCTTCCTCCACATAACTTGGAACCCCTTCCAGAATCTCACAGAGGCTGTGGCCCTCAGCAGCAATGTGCCTTCGTACACATGTGAATTTGCATTCAATCTTGGGGTCCCCGAGATGTGCTCACCCCCAGAGCCTACCCATGGACCCCAGGGTGGGAACCACTGCACTGAGCTGGGAGCAGGGACCGTGTCTGGTTCACTTCTGAATCACTGCTGCCCAGCAACGGACCTAGCACATGGAGGCGTTTATCAGTGCCAGCTTAAACGGGGGCCAGCGCTGACAGTCACAGCATGACGGCTTTTAGTTATTGCTGGTCATGTTTACTTTGTTGGATAGAGGTTTCCACCCAGGGAAAGGTTCTCCAACTCTATGCCTCATCTAGCACTTGCCCCTGCCAGGCTTTGAAAACACATGTCAACAGCTTCCCCCTTTCTCTCTAAAGAGCCCCAGGGTGACCCTCTTACCCCCGTCACTGCCTGACCTCACTGCAGTCTCCCCAAGCTCTCTCATGCCTGCCATCCCCTGTCACCCTGTTGACCCAACTTCCTCTCATCAGGGGCTCCCTTCCCACACTTGGGCCCTGCTCACCTTGCCTTGGCTTGTGGTGCAGTTGAAGCCCAAGTTCTTGGCCTCAAGGCCACAGTCAAAACCCTTGCGGTGTAAGATGAGTGCGGCTTCTGCCGAAGGCAAGGTATCGTCCTGGGTGACAGACAGTACAAAGGTATTGTCCAGAAGGTGGCCCTGGGACAGGGAGGAGTCTGGGGAAGACAGGCCAGACTTTGGTCCTGAAAGCATAGGGTGGAGCAGGACACTCACCTCAGCCTGGAGCGTGCGCAGGTTGAGCAGGTGAAAGTCACAGGGCGGTGAGGAAGCCAGAGGATGAAATGAGCGCAGACCGGGGTCTGGGGTCTGCCTCTTGGCTACGGGCAGGGCCAGTGCTGGGGCATTCAGGGACGTGGAGGTCAGGTGGCTCAGGAGGGACGGGTAGCTGGTAGAGTGGCCATCTGGGACCTGCAAAGTGGGCCAGACGTGTGGGTGAGGGAACAGAGCCGGGTGAGGGTTAGAGTGGGGTAAAAGTACAACCAGGTGGGTTCCTTTGGAAGAGCCTCCCTGAGGGGTCTGGGTACAAGGGTTGCCCAGGACCCTGCAAGAGTGGCCACCTCCCATCGCACACAACTTAGGGCAACTTCACTAGGACCTGTCTTTGacttttttgggtttttgtttccaTGACACTGTCATGAGCAACAGCTCCCATCACACAGATATTCTCAGTGCAGAGAGGATGGAAGACAGACAGATGTGAGCTTCACCACGGCCTATGGGCCTCTGAGGGAGAAGGTCGTCCGACTGACCCTGTGGTTCCAAATGACCCCCGAGCCACAGCACCAGCCCTGATTCTTGGGCCTAGTGGTCCCCACAGCTGTGCTGAGACTACCTAGATGGCTGACCTGATCGCCACACTCATGGGCCAAAACTGACCTTCCTCCGAGACAGTTGCTTTCCCATATTCTGGATTTCTGTCCCTAACGCCACCCTCTTTCCAATTGCCCAGAACCGCtcacttccctctgcctggacgtCCAGTCCCAGCTGCACTGTCCTCCCATCCATGCCCGACTTCTCCCTCCCATGGCTTAGGTTCAGGCCACCACCATTTCCTGCTTGAATGACCTTTACACTGTCCctcctgcctccagtctctctTCCAAGCAGATCCACCATACCCTGCTGTTAGAGTGACAGGCTGAGGGCAGAGTCCCCACAATGTCCCTCCCGGCTCAGATCCATAACTGGCCTCCAAGATCAAGTCCAGATTCTTATCCAGGCATTCAAGGCCATTATGGTGCCAACCTACCCCCCGAGCTAGCGCAGCGCTGGCCAGTAGAACTTCCTGCAATAATGGAAATACGGATGTCCACACTAATATGGTAGCTGCTCGCCACTTGTGACTAGTATGAAGAATTGAACCAGTTATTGTCTTTAGTTCTAATTAACGTAAATAGCCACGTGGGGCTAGTGGCTGCCACACTGGACAGGCAGCTCTGGTCTGAGCAGACTCACTGTTCCCCATTCACTTggtctttcctgcctccctccctatGCCGTGGGTCAGGTGCGTAGATCAGACCCCCATTCATCAAAGCTGTGCTCGGATGGCACCGCCTCCAGGAAGCTGTCCTTGACCTCCTGGGCCCACAATGCTGTCTGGCTCCTCGGAGCCAGTGGATGTGCCCATTATCTACCTCCTATTTTCACACATGGTGGCTTGTCCCGCACCCCTACCCACGAGTCAAGTAGAGAGCAGCATCAGTGTCTTATGCACTGTGTCCCTCTTATGCTGTAGAGCACAGCCAGAGCCAGGATCTATTAGAGGCACAGAGACGGGCGACGGAGTCCATCATTGCAGGCTCCAACTGCAGTCACAACTTCTAACGCTAGTTTAACCCCCCTCACGGGCCGGGCCCTTACCTCTCGGTTACTGGTCCTACTGCTGTGAAAGACCAAGTCCCTAAATACAACTGCCCGTTTGGAGTAAAGGCAAGGCTGCTGGGGGCAAGGAGAGCCATGAGATGAGCGGGCCTGGCGTACAGGACTGGAGAACAAGCGGCCGAGGGGAAGGGGGATGCGGAGTGCGGCAGAGGAAGGTGGGAGGTGAACACGAGAGGGCACCGGCCACCGGCCACGGGCTGCATGACATGGAGACTCAGAGCGTCAGAGTCACTCCCCCCAACCCAGGAAGCAAGCCGCACTCTCGCCCTTCCCGCCTACCTCTGGTTCTGCTCCTCAAGCTCTAGGCTGGCACCCCAGGGCCGCCCACAGGGATGGGCCTGACCTGGCTCCCTAGGAGGGAGGCCCACAATTTACCTCACTGCCCAAGGTTCGCCGTTCCAACAGGAGGCGGAAGTGGTTGCAGGTTCTCTTGTTGTCCTTGAGCCCTTGGCCTAGGCCCCGGTTGTCGTCCTGCATTAGCCGCCGGTCCAAGATCACCTCCAGCTGGCCTGGGGACATTAACTGTGAGTCCCCAGCttgcctcccccatccccaagcAGACAGCGACCTCTGGAAGAACCCCAACTACAGGCCCTGGGGGAAAAGCCCAGTGGGCTGGCCGGAAGCTGAGTCACTCAGGAGATAAGGAAGCCATGGAAattagagctggaaggggcctAAATGGAGATCAGAGGCCCGGAGAGGGCAGGCTGACCCTGGCAGGTCACTGCCCTGCTCCGTGACTCAGGAGTGGGGCCGGGCCAGGTGCCCGGGCAGGGAGCTGCGTCTAGACGGGCCACACAAACTCAACAAGCAAACACAAAACTGCCATCCACAGCTCTCAGCAGCTGCTGCCGAGGCCGGGTTTCCTCAGGCTGCGCAGGTTCTGCCGTGACTAGAACACACGCTCTCCTGCCCTTGCTCTATGTGGGGACAGACTCCAGCTCTGCTCCCCTCGTCAGTCAAAAGGAGGACTGCAAAGAAGACCGCCAGATGG is a genomic window containing:
- the HDDC3 gene encoding guanosine-3',5'-bis(diphosphate) 3'-pyrophosphohydrolase MESH1 isoform X1, translating into MGSEAAQLLEAADFAARKHRRQRRMDPEGTPYINHPIGVARILTHEAGITDVVVLQAALLHDTVEDTDTTLDEVEQYFGAQVRRLVEEVTDDKTLPKMERKRLQVEQAPHSSPGAKLVKLADKLYNLRDLNRCTPEGLLPTKLSSGLWETDAPHPLLMHSLPIKASSQFAILHSGISGFSAT
- the HDDC3 gene encoding guanosine-3',5'-bis(diphosphate) 3'-pyrophosphohydrolase MESH1 isoform X2; its protein translation is MGSEAAQLLEAADFAARKHRRQRRMDPEGTPYINHPIGVARILTHEAGITDVVVLQAALLHDTVEDTDTTLDEVEQYFGAQVRRLVEEVTDDKTLPKMERKRLQVEQAPHSSPGAKLVKLADKLYNLRDLNRCTPEGWSEHRVQEYFEWAAQVVKGLQGTNQQLEEALKQLFKERGLTL